Proteins encoded in a region of the Vicinamibacteria bacterium genome:
- a CDS encoding nuclear transport factor 2 family protein, translated as MLVKLAAFFVLPATLLAAPASDLEKVVEDYVGLYRRETLPEWKKLFLPHFTVASTGEDGSVSERTLEEFYDAQRSYLDGGRDIQEQLENVRIDRQGKLASVWADFVLTDEGETRRGKLVLLLIQGPEGFKIHSLMFSYYG; from the coding sequence ATGCTCGTGAAACTCGCAGCGTTTTTCGTACTTCCGGCGACGTTGCTCGCGGCACCGGCTTCGGACCTCGAGAAGGTCGTCGAAGACTACGTCGGCCTGTACCGCCGGGAGACGCTCCCCGAATGGAAGAAACTCTTCCTACCTCATTTCACCGTCGCCTCGACGGGCGAGGATGGAAGCGTGAGCGAGCGCACGCTCGAGGAGTTCTACGACGCGCAGAGGTCCTATCTCGATGGCGGCCGCGATATCCAAGAGCAGCTGGAGAACGTTCGGATCGACCGCCAGGGGAAGCTCGCGAGCGTCTGGGCGGATTTCGTGCTGACGGACGAAGGGGAGACGCGTCGGGGAAAACTCGTTCTTCTCCTGATTCAGGGCCCTGAAGGCTTCAAGATCCACTCGTTGATGTTCTCTTACTACGGCTGA